The sequence GCAATATTTATTTAGCTTCACATTTCAGCCAGACTCATGCTTGTTCTTTCATTGTATTATTCGgtatcaaaaataaattatttgcaTCGTCAAGTTCTTGTGATCAGTTATCTCTTTTATGGTCAATCTCTCTTGCAAAGGATATCATCTTGTGATTTCTTTGATTATTAAGACAACAGGATGGAATATTTTCTCACCAAAGAACTTTCTCCTGGCATTCCTGTTGGGTTTGGGTACTTTCTGGTTTTCTTTGTAGAAGCTGCCACCAGAACTTGAGGGCCGATGCTGCAAAGTTGCTATATGCTGTATTAGGTGATCCATCATTTGAGGCTCTACTAAGAAAAGCTTTCGCATCCAAGTTGCATAATTTTACTTTTATTTATTCATTGTTTATGCATATTTGCATGCTTATCATTACTTATGTTGGTTAACTGCTGACTGCAAAATGAAGAGGGAAAAATATCTTTGTTATGTAAAACTAAAGATGTTTTTCCTCTGCTTAATGTTTCAAGTTTTGCCAATGTGATATTATTGTTCTTGTGCTAATTCATAAGCTCGATGCATAAGCTATTTCATCCTTAGGACCATTCGAGTATTTATCATCTCTTCTCATTATTCTGAGTTAAACCATTATTGTTGTGATTAAAGGAAAAAAGCTACAGTTGGAAAATGAAACATGGTGGATGGTTTGAAGATAAGAGAATTAGAGTGCAGTAGCATTCAATTCTCAAACAAAGAATGGGAAGTATTGCCATACACTTACATCACCTGAAGGTAAACTTATTTGTTACAGTTCTTTAAATGTGCTGTCTTTATATTTGTGGTAATTTGCTTCAAAGATAATTTTTTGTCTGGCCTTACCCATTGTTACCAAGAAATCCTCCTATATTTTCATTTTCACTAATGCACCTCTTGTCAAAGTTTTCCATAAATATTGCCTTTGGTTCAGTTGTCTACTGCACAAGAATCATAGATTAATTGTAATTGTCAAGAATCATCATTAATTGCATTACTTAATTGTCTTAGTTTTCatataaatgaaaaatattttcattatattaaatgatgtacatgatgcatGGATTCAAACCTGAGACCTATCAATGCACTAACTTAACCTGATGTCTCAACTCTCAACGGAGACAATGGTAGGCTTTTACATATCATGACTTTTGCAGGAATATGTAGGCAGAAATGGCATTTTTCAGAGATGTGTAGTAACAAAAACCTCTAGTTTTACAAAATATCTTTTTCATATCGTGGAAGTATTTTGGTAATACAGACATCAATTCAACTTACCTTGTTCATAATTTACTCTCGATAGAATTAGGATATGGTGGATTTTGCAGTGGGATATTAGTATTTCAAGTGCATATATCCTCATCGATATTTGACATGCCTGTAAGGTCATGCAAATGATATAAACATCCTGCATTTGTGTAATACACAAAATTACATGGAGAAAGTGTCTGTAAAGTGCCTGAAATGACCAAGTATTTTACAGTGTTCATGATCCATAGCATTTGGTGACACCATAATTGTATCAGGAGAGAAGCATTACGAGAAAGCAAAGAACAGGCTGCCGTTTAGAGCTGATGGTGCAATGCAGTGAGATCAATAAGCTTAGAAGCTCGCTGGTAAACATTTTTAAGATCTTAACTTTGGCTTCATGAATAGCTTAAGCTTTTTAATTTCTCTATTTGGCACATGAGTTTTGATTAGCATTCTGACTGTTAATTTCGTTTTGTTTGTTGATAAATGATTTTTATGTTGGTAGACAGATCTGTATTCCTTTTGTCCTCATTTCTTTTGGATGAACCCCTTCTTTTCCTTTCATCTGTTGACATCACCATGTAATTGGGAGTTCTTAAAGTTCTTTGATGATACTGTTTTCTCTCAAAAGTTGCTCTCCACATCTAGAATAAATATATCATTCAATCTTTAGCTGCTCTTGTGAGTTATTTGTGTGCAAAGTCTTACAGGATAGGATTCACTATATTTAATGGAAACTTTTGGTTAATAGATTTGAGGAATCAAATCAAGTGCTGTATGAAACGGATGCAAAGATTCAAGATGAACAAATCTTGAATCATAAAGAACGTTAGATTCCAAAGATTCAGGATATGGAGCTTGCATCATGGAGAGTAATGGATAAGCTTATTTTCAAAGGTTTATAATGTTAATAACCTCTCAAGAATTTATTATTGTAAAACAAACATACCCAGATACTCTCGTCAATGAAGAGTTTCGGGAGAGGGCCAATGTGCGCAACCTTATCTCTAACTATAGAAAGATTATTTTCATGATTCAAACTTGGGTCTCCCGAATTGTACCAAGACCGGTCCTTTTAAATAataacttcttgtgattgaaAGAAGCCTGGACTAGTAGCCagatgaagttcaaattgatataaTGGCTATTAAGATCATCTTATGACCAtcatcaagaaaagcaaataaaagTCATTGAACAATAAGAGGTCAGTAAGAAGGTCCAGTTAGAGTTGGCTAAAATGGTCAAGAAACTGCTGGGAAGGTTTTTTGAATCATACAATGGGTTACTAAGGTCTTGCTCAAACTTAGGCACACAGCTTATAACTTGCAGTAGGTATCCTGATATATCTGCAAAACAATACACAACACAGAACTCGAAATGAATTGTTCTAATTTAAGAGTTTCCAAGATAAGTTCCAACATTTGTGCATTTTATTGCATGACAATGGAAACATTTCATGTACAAAGAAGATGCTTCTCAAGAAGTAGCAGAAGTAATGGGACACTCAGTTTTGAGCTGTTTCCTTGGAGGGCAAGGCAGACGACTTGCAGATTGGGCACCAATTCTTCTGCCGAAGCCATTGATCAATGCAGGCAACATGATATAGATGCTCGCATGGCAGCCTGCCCACCTCCTCTCCATCTATATAATCCTCCTGAAAGGGAAATAACTCAATCCGCTTAGAACAGAATGAAAAAAATTCATCTGAAGAGATATTGCGTCGAGTGCATGCATTTCTGAAGATTAGGTGTTCCCGAGGGCATTTTAAGAAGAGCACATGTAGGATTCATCTATAAATAAGCCTCCAAACTGTTCATAATACAAAAGTTTGGTAAACATTCTGCAGTATAGGctacaagtgaaaaaaaaaaaagtaatcagGTAATTGCACACGTTATTTGTGTCGAGAATATTTTCGCATAAGTTACTGATTTTCAACAAATGGCCCCTAAAGTAGACCGTCTCATGAATCAGGCAATCTGAAATTTGCCAAAGACTTGTTTCAGAGTTCTAATCAATACATGTTTCAGAAACCACAAACCCAAATTCAAATTGTAAAAAAAACAGTTCAAATTATGTGAGgattatttttctgaaatggacccAAATAGCTTAGCTAGCAGGAGACTAGATGTATCAATTGACATGTACATTTATCAGGAATATCAGAGAATGATGAGGAATACCAGTGAATAATAAAGTACCTGACATATGCTGCATTTGGCATCATCATTATCATGATAAGTTATTCCAGGGACCAGGGAGGCACATGCATATGTGATTCTCTTGAGACATTTTGTCATCTGCTCTTCTGTAAGAGCTGTGCTAACAGTACCCATTTTCTCCTCCAAAGCTAATAGTTCCTATCcattatatatagagagagaatgaTTTAGCAAGATAAAGCATGAAAATAAAGTTCCTTAGCTAATTATAAATAAATGGCATAATGCTTATAGGACAATCTTTTTTGTATTCGACAACCTGGAAGGAACTAGGAAGAATTAGACAAATCATTAAATCCAATCCGAAATATAAGAAACCATCAAAGGTATATATAATGAGCAAATATTATTAAGGATATGGGACAATTTGCGGGCTTGCACAATCAAAACTACTAAAATGATGACATGGGCACCGTATCATCTAGCTTAAAGTGAGCGatcaaagattttttttaaaacaattaAAATTATACTATTTCCATAATAGTTATTTAAATAGATGACAAATGTaggaagataaagaaaaaattgaaaccaAACAATCTTGGCCACAATATGAAAGAACAGGCAGTTCAGCATTCAACACTTCATTTTGAGCCTATGGCTGACCAACTGGAACTCAATGATCAAAAATCTTATATTGGAAATAGTCGTTAATCACAATAATATTTAATTGGAGATGGTACCTCGTAGGACATATTATCGATGTCCATTCTCATGTCTCTGTGCTGATCGTGGAACCTTAGTGCCCCCAACAATACATTTGTCTCGAGAACCAATAATTGCTGCAAGAACACAAACCTATTTTATTATCCAGATCAAAGTGCAAGGCTGAGAAAAACAGAGACCAATTACCTCATATGTTAACTCTTCATTGCGTTCAATCCGCTCTAATGCCAATAGCACCTGTATTTGCCAccaaaaaatgaaaaaagaaacttTACATTTCTAAAATTTCATTTTAGGGGAAAAGACATGTAAACGTTACTACCATTACAAGATTAAAACGCATGGATCTCTAATATCATTTTAGATGACCCCAGAATATTGGGACATTATGGCTTATTGTTGCTgttgttcttgttcttgttgttATTGCCGTTGTATAATATCATTTCAGGTTTCATTGTTTCTATCATGAGTTCACAAGATCAAAGGCAACAAATAGCTAATTGCTAATTAAATTATGTCAAAGACCTCTGCAACTCCTTCCATGTTGAGGCGTCGGTGGCCATGCCGATCTCCAAAAGAGCGATGGGTGATTGGTGTGCTGCTACTTTCAGGGCGGGAAACCGATCTGCTTCGAATAACACAGTTGCTTGAACTTGGTCGTCCAGATGAATCATTGAAGACATATGGCAAATCTGTGGTAAATGCTGTTGTCGAACTCTCATGTACTGCTTCTGGTACAGAAAAATGCATCTGCTGAAGTTGGGGGGTTGGAGTAGAGTCATCAAGTGCAAGGGTGCTACCATTCCCTTCTTCAGATGGCCTCATTCTATTATATCCAGGAGAAGCCCGCTGTGTTCTAACTGAAACTGCTCCATCCCTAATGGTAAGCCGGCTTCTGGACCTTGAaactgattgatgcatgattcggcCTGAAATGGGCAGATGTGGGACAAAAGTCTCAGAGTAAGTGGAACCCGAGTAACCTCCACCAGGAGAGGCATTTGACCCCCTGCCACTGGTTGCAGAACTCTCTCCATCAGATTGTCTCTTTCTTACCATAACAATCCTCTTATCACCGGTTAAATCAGAGGAACAACCTGAAGGACAAACATCAGATATCGATGTGCAAGTTAGATTTTGAAGACCACATCTTGGTGACTCAGTGTCCAGAACTTGTGAGAAGGATTTGGCAGCACTAGCGGAATTCCTACTGGATACAGCAAAGGAGCGTGGAACAAAGGAACTCGAAGAAGCTTCCTGATTTCCTGAAACCAACTGTCCACTGATCTGTTTATGCATTTTTGAACTTGATGCACTGCTGCAACCATTGGATGACTTAGACTTGGCTGTGGAAACCCCCTTGAGAAGTGAAGATTTACGACTGTTGGTTGTTAAGGAAACAGAATCTGTATCTTCTTTCCTCGCTTGTCTACCTTCGGAATTGAAATTGTTTGCTCGAACCTGTCGATCATTGTTGTCAATGTCATCAATCTGCTGTCTGGTACTACGTTCTTCCACAACTGATTCCTGTAGAAATGTCTGGTCATGCTGTTCCTGGAATGCTTTTCTATGGCTACCAGAGATAGAAGATGATTTTGAAGTGCTTCCAGCTATTGCCTTACCGCTCGCAGAGCGAAAAGGAGCCCTCACATGTTTGTGCCTTTCAGGAGTCACAACTTGGGGACCCCTTGTCGAACCAACTCTGCTACTGCATCCCGACCTCCTGTAGTTCTGGACATGTCTATCTTCTTGGCTATGATCTCTGAAAGATAAGTTGGATCCCCTTCTAGCAAAACTCTCTCCTCTACTAGCTCTGTTACTCACATATTCATCCATGTGATCGGAGTCGAACTGTGGATTTCAGCAGTGTGCTAAGGGATGGTTCT comes from Musa acuminata AAA Group cultivar baxijiao chromosome BXJ3-3, Cavendish_Baxijiao_AAA, whole genome shotgun sequence and encodes:
- the LOC135581981 gene encoding uncharacterized protein LOC135581981, translated to MDEYVSNRASRGESFARRGSNLSFRDHSQEDRHVQNYRRSGCSSRVGSTRGPQVVTPERHKHVRAPFRSASGKAIAGSTSKSSSISGSHRKAFQEQHDQTFLQESVVEERSTRQQIDDIDNNDRQVRANNFNSEGRQARKEDTDSVSLTTNSRKSSLLKGVSTAKSKSSNGCSSASSSKMHKQISGQLVSGNQEASSSSFVPRSFAVSSRNSASAAKSFSQVLDTESPRCGLQNLTCTSISDVCPSGCSSDLTGDKRIVMVRKRQSDGESSATSGRGSNASPGGGYSGSTYSETFVPHLPISGRIMHQSVSRSRSRLTIRDGAVSVRTQRASPGYNRMRPSEEGNGSTLALDDSTPTPQLQQMHFSVPEAVHESSTTAFTTDLPYVFNDSSGRPSSSNCVIRSRSVSRPESSSTPITHRSFGDRHGHRRLNMEGVAEVLLALERIERNEELTYEQLLVLETNVLLGALRFHDQHRDMRMDIDNMSYEELLALEEKMGTVSTALTEEQMTKCLKRITYACASLVPGITYHDNDDAKCSICQEDYIDGEEVGRLPCEHLYHVACIDQWLRQKNWCPICKSSALPSKETAQN